The Thermococcus henrietii genome segment ACTATCAAAATATTTATATATCTTTTGTTAGCTAGCTATCAAGTAGGTGCGAGCATGGAGGGGCTTGCCGTCGTTCAGAACCCCTGGTGGAGTGACGCGGACGCGATTTACCTTGACGATAGGGTTAAACGGGCGCTCTCAAGGAAACCTCGGCTTCTGTATCGATTTAAGCCCGTGAATAAAATCCTGATAGGGCCTAGGCAGGTTGGCAAGACAACTTACATGAAGCTTTCAATAGCCCATCTCATTGAATCCGGTGTTAATCCGAGAAACATCATGTACTTCTCCTGCGACCTCCTGAGGGACTACAGAGAAATCGTCTCCATTGTTCGCTCGTTTCTGAGGAGGACTTCCGGGAAGGCCTACGTTTTTCTCGACGAGGTTACGTTCGTTGATGGCTGGGAGCGGGCGGTTAAGTTTCTCCTAGATTCACCTCTGGCCTCGAGGATGGTCCTTCAGGTTACGGGCTCGACGTCGGCCGGTCTTAAGAGGGAGAGCTTTCCGGGCCGAGAAATCAAAGTTGAGGAGTTCCTCCCTGTAGATTTTAGGCTCGTTGCGTCCATTTATCGACCCAAACTAAGTGGAATCCAACTCCTTCACGGGAATCCCACGACTCCAAAAGAGTTCTACGAAAACGCCCTCGAGCTGTATCCTTACCTCGATGACCTCTACGGAGCGTTTGACCTCTACCTGAGTTCCGGTGGCTATCCCCGTGCAATCTATGAGCTCTTAGATGGTGAAATCTCGCCCGAAACCTATGAGATGGTCTACAATGCAACGGTTCTCGACGTTGTGAAGCTGGGAAGGAGTGAGAGAATTGCTCTCTCGCTCATCCTCGGTCTGCTCAGGCGCTACGGTGACAGGGTGAGCCTCAACTCCCTCGCCAAGGAGCTTGAAATCGGTTCCCACGTGACTGTCAGGGATTATTTGGAGCTCTTTGAGGAGCTCTTCATCGGCAGGAACTACTTCCAGGTGAGGCTCCACGACATGACGCCCCTGTTCAGAAGGGAGCGGAAGTTTTACTTCTTGGACCCCTTGGTACTCAGGACTTTTTCTCGGCTCTTCGGCGTGGCCGTGGACGAGCCAAGGGTCGTTGAGGGTGTCGTGGGTGAACATCTAAGCAGGCTCTTTCCCACTTACTACTTCTACGGCTCGAAGGAGGTTGATTTCATAGCCGGAAACCTTGGGGTTGAGGTAAAATGGAGGAAAAGCGTCTCTTCATCAGACTTTCCAAGGGTTGGCATAAAGAACAAAATCCTGCTTTCAAAGGCCGACCTTGACTTTGTGGAATCCCGGAACCTTGCGATAATTCCCGTCCCGCTGTTCCTCTTCCAGCTTCATTCAGCGAGCTCGAACCTCGCAACGGTCTCGTAAATCGGGCCCTTCGGCGTCGGCGTGCTCTTCTTCAGCTCTATCGCCTCGACATTGAACTCGCCGAAGTCCTCGTTGGCGAGGTCTTTGAGCGCCATCGCCAGTTCAACCTTATCGCGGACGAACTTGACGCGCCCGATTGTTATGTGGGCCACGAAGTCCTTGTCCTTCTTGAAGCCGAGCCTTCTCATCTCGCGCTCGACGTCGTTCGCTATCGCCTTTATCCCCTCGTCGTTTTCGATTCCGGCCCAGATAACCCTCACGTAGTTTGGGTTCGGGAAGACGCCGATTCCCTTGACGCGAACGCGGTGCTTTTTGTGCTTCCTCGCTATCTCCGCCAGGGCCTTCTTGACTTCCTCCGCCGTTATCTCGTCAATCTCCCCAAGGAACTTGAGCGTCACGTGGAAGTTCTCCCGCTCGACGAACTTTATCTTCGCCGACTTGTTCCCTATCCTCTCCTGGGCCTTCAGGAGGTTGTCGCGAACCTCTTCGCTCACATCTATCGCTATGAACGCCCTCATACCACCACCGAGAAAAGTTGGAGGGAGGGGTTAAAGGGGTTTTCGTGTTCGTTACAAGCTCAACGGCGGTCGGCTTCGACATAGAGACCAACTGGGACGTTCACTCTTTCATAACCTGTGCCGTACCAGTGGTGTACCGGGATTTCCACCGTGTAGTTGCTTTCCATGGCGTAGAATATCACGTCACTTGATGGTCCGTTGTTTTTGACGTGGCCGAGCATAACGTAGCTTGAGTAGTCGCTGACGCTGAACCCGACGGTTATTGTCGCGAACCATGGGGGGAGACTACCCCGGGCGAGAGCGTCCAGAATTGCTCCTATGGGGATTCCAACGCCAAAGCTGTGACCGTCGCTTCCTGCGTAAATTTTGCCGTAGAACTCCGAGAGAGATACGGGGTCGTTTATTCCAACTGATATTCCCCTTGACTTCTCCATCCAACTATTGGGGAAACTGTATGGTGGTTCTCCGAGTGTTGAGCCGCTCTCTATGTGTTCGACGTTTCCGCTTACCCTGTCTATGGTGAAGCTGTCTATTTTTGCGAAGTATCTTTCGTTTCCCGTTGGCGAACACAGTACTTGTCCGTGTGAGTCTCTCTCACACATGTATTCCTTCTGGTATATGTAGTGCACCGTCCCCTTAATCCATACGTAGCCCCAGGAATACCCTTTTGGAACCGTTATATCGTCTCCTCCCGCGAAGTAGTTGGTTATGGACCTTCCAAGGACTTTGACGGTTATTGAACTCGGGTCGAACTCAACTTTTTCTGATATCCTATCCCCCATTGCAACTGTCACGTCCGGACCCCAGTACTTCTGGACTGTTATCCCAATGTCTGCCGTGCCGAAGATGTCGCTCTGCGCGTTGTTGTGGATTATCAGAACAGGTATTTTGACGTTTTGAAACCTCTGCTCTCTTACCGTTCTCCATTCAAACCACGGGGGATTTATGTAGCCTTCGGGTTGTACGCCGGCCTTTCTCTCAATTTCTGCGAGTGGGGTTCTTTTAGCTTCCCTGAGGTCGAAGTTTAGTTTTACAGTTTTCGGGAGAGTGTTCTGCCGGGGGGTTACTTCAAAGCTGTCCGGTGGTAACGTATAAACCGCACCGTTCTTCACGACCCAGACGTCCACGCCGATGAAGGCGGTTTTTGAGCCTGTTTTCCCTGCAATTACTCTGGCCTCGTTGAGGGTGTTTGAGGATATCCTTATGGTGTTTTCTGAGAAGAGGAGTCTCCTTTCGAGGGAGCCCCTTTCGAGGACTTTAATGCTCCCTTTCTCGTCAAACGTCCAGATGGTGTAGTAGACTTTCCCTTGTCCTGTTAATGCGTTTCCATCTCTATCGAGAAGAACCACTTTGGCACCGCCTATGGGTGTTGCGTAAATATACCCCAGAACGCTGGTCATCAGCAGTCCCAACAGGGCTGCTAATAGTGGCCTCCACCGTAAGTGGTTCACCCCCTTACAGTTTTTGTATTACTATTTGGATGATTTATCCCTTATAAGTTTTTCCTCTTGTTATTAGTAACGTTTCTTCCTTTCTTTTTTGAGTATGAATCTATTCTAACACGGATTTTCCTTACAGAATTCTCCAAAAGAAGCTCGAGTAAAAAGAGCTGCACGGAGATGCAAAGAAAGTGCAGAGGCAGAAAAACTCACTCCCTCACCACAACCGGGAACTCCTCCCAGGGGAATACTATCCACTTGTCCGTGCGGAAGACGTAGAAGTCGGGAACGACCTTGGTCCAGGGCTTCATGCTGAGACAGGCGACCTTAACCTCCTTCGCCCCTGCCTTCTTGACCTCCTCGATGACGACCTCAAGTGTCTTTCCGGTGTCGCTGACGTCATCCACGATGACGACCTTCTTGCCCTCCAGCGAGCCGTGAAGGGGAATCGTTATCACTGGCTTCTCCATCCTCTCGTCGATGCCCTTGTAGAACTTGACGTCTATGACCTTGAACTCCACATCACCCAAAACGTGGCTCAGCCTCACAGCTGGGATAAGCCCGCCCCTCGCGATTCCAACTATCACGTCGGGCATGAAGTGCTTTCTCAGTTCTTCGGCGAGCGCGAAGACGGCCCTATCAATTTGCCACCAGGTCAGGTAAACCTTGTCCATGGGAACACCTCCGAATAGCGTGAGTTCTCAACGCCGAACTTAAGCTTTGGGTGAGTGGTGGAAGTTAAAAGAAAGGCCTTAAAAAACCTATTTTGGCAGGAGAATGTTAAAAGATGTCTGGAGGAACGAAATTAAGGGGGCAAAGAAAACGGAAGAAACCCTCAGCTGATGACACACTTGCTCCAGCCGCAGCGCGGGCAGGTGGCGCAACCGCTCTCCATCCTGAGCTCTACCAGCTCTCCGTCTTTCTCGTAGCAGACCGGGCAGTAAGCCACTCCAAGGAGCTCCTTAATCTTCTCCTCAGGAATCTCCGGTTTCTCCGCGTGGTGCGGGTGCTCTGGCGTCTTTGGCGTGATGGTCTTTGCTGTGCTCAGGGAAAAGCTGAGCGCCGGCGCTTCCTTCTTCTCCTTCCCGTTGGTGCCGTTGAGTATGGCCTCGACGTTGATGAACTTGGCCAGCCAGGGCTCGGCCTCGACGACAGCCTTCAGCTTCTCGACGGCGTAGCTACTCGGCTTGGCCGGGACACGCTTCCTCTTCTCTCCCTCGACGCTGTAGACCTGTACCGAGAGCGAACCGTCGCGGTAGACGGTTATTCCCTTACAGCCGAGCTTGTAGGCCAGCAGGTATGCCGCTTTAACGTCCTCCACAGTCACGTCGTTTGGCATGTTTATCGTCTTGCTCGCGCTGTCGGTGAGCCAGAGCTGTATGTTGGCCTGAGCCAGGATGTGGTCGAGCCAGTGGACGTCCATCGAGGTGACAAAAACGCGCTGCATGTCCTCGGGAATCTCCTCAAGGCCCTGCACTGAACCGTAGTTGTCGCTTATCTTCTTCAGTAGCTGCTCGCTCCAGAGACCGCGCTTCTTGAGCTCGGACTCGAAGACCGGGTCGACGTAGTAGAACTCGCCAACGGTGACGCTCTTCTTGTAAACGAGGGCAAAGATTGGCTCGATTCCGCTGGAGGTGTCGGCTATCATCGAAACCGAGCCAGTGGGTGGACAGGTGGTCACCATGCCGTTTCTAACTCCATGGCGCTTGATTTCCTCAACAAGCTCGTCCCACGGGAGCGTCCATATCTCGCGATGGTAGAAGCCCTCGACCGGTAGCTCACCGTCCTTGTATCTGCTCTTCTCGTAGAGCGGGAACGTTCCGCGCTTTTTGGCGGCCTCAACGCTGTACTTGTAGGCGTAGAAGGTGAGGTATTCCGTTGCCTTCCTCATGAATGCGAAGCCTTCCTCGCTGTTGTACGGAATGCCGAGCTTGAAGAGGGCATCTGCCAGTCCCATCATTCCGACGCCTATTCTCCGGGTCAGCTTCGTGTTGTGGTTGATTTCAGGAAGCGGGAAGCGGTTGACGTCGATGGCGTTGTCGAGGTACTTGGCGACCTTTTGAATGACATAGGCGTACTCGTCCCAGTCGAAGTACGGCTTCCCCTCATCGTCATACTTTACAAATTTGGCGAGGTTGATGCTCGCGAGGTTGCACGATTCGTATTCGTAGAGGGGCTCTTCACCGCAGTTGTGGCTCAGGAAGCCGTTGCTTATGTAGCTGTGCTTCTCTGGAACGGTGAAGTCGTAAACGAGCTCTTCACCAAGCACTTCAACGCTCTCAACGGTAACGATAGGCTCGTCCCTCTTGGTCTTCTTGAGGCTGAGCTTCTCCGTCTTATAGCCCTCGAAGCCAATCTTCTCCGCGAAGAGCTTCCTGCTGTAGT includes the following:
- a CDS encoding ATP-binding protein is translated as MEGLAVVQNPWWSDADAIYLDDRVKRALSRKPRLLYRFKPVNKILIGPRQVGKTTYMKLSIAHLIESGVNPRNIMYFSCDLLRDYREIVSIVRSFLRRTSGKAYVFLDEVTFVDGWERAVKFLLDSPLASRMVLQVTGSTSAGLKRESFPGREIKVEEFLPVDFRLVASIYRPKLSGIQLLHGNPTTPKEFYENALELYPYLDDLYGAFDLYLSSGGYPRAIYELLDGEISPETYEMVYNATVLDVVKLGRSERIALSLILGLLRRYGDRVSLNSLAKELEIGSHVTVRDYLELFEELFIGRNYFQVRLHDMTPLFRRERKFYFLDPLVLRTFSRLFGVAVDEPRVVEGVVGEHLSRLFPTYYFYGSKEVDFIAGNLGVEVKWRKSVSSSDFPRVGIKNKILLSKADLDFVESRNLAIIPVPLFLFQLHSASSNLATVS
- the thpR gene encoding RNA 2',3'-cyclic phosphodiesterase, whose translation is MRAFIAIDVSEEVRDNLLKAQERIGNKSAKIKFVERENFHVTLKFLGEIDEITAEEVKKALAEIARKHKKHRVRVKGIGVFPNPNYVRVIWAGIENDEGIKAIANDVEREMRRLGFKKDKDFVAHITIGRVKFVRDKVELAMALKDLANEDFGEFNVEAIELKKSTPTPKGPIYETVARFELAE
- a CDS encoding phosphoribosyltransferase, translating into MDKVYLTWWQIDRAVFALAEELRKHFMPDVIVGIARGGLIPAVRLSHVLGDVEFKVIDVKFYKGIDERMEKPVITIPLHGSLEGKKVVIVDDVSDTGKTLEVVIEEVKKAGAKEVKVACLSMKPWTKVVPDFYVFRTDKWIVFPWEEFPVVVRE